The window TGGTATCTTCGTCGTTCACGCCGACGTGGCTGTCCGAAATCGGTGCTCCACCAGCCTCGCCACTTTTTTCCAGTTGGCCACTGACCGAGAAGGCGTACTGGATAACGTTCCGCGAACCGCCACCGTAAATGATGATGTGGTTGGTCATCTGATTCGCTCCGGTTCTCATCCCCGCCGCCCGGCATCCCTGCAATCCGCCCAACAACAGTGCGGTGGTAGAGAGCACGTTACGGCGGCTCAAACGTGGTTTCATGAATCGTCTCCCCGGATTCGAGGGGCGACGGAATAAAACACGAGAATCGTTCGGTTTGCTACCCTCAGTGGCAACGATGGCTTACCGTGACGGTACGTGGACGGTGCGGAGTATCCCGAACCTACCGACGGCAACCGTCGAAACCGGCCGACTAACTCGGACTGAGCAAAATCGATACCACGTCGGCAGAGTCGGCCGGGTAGCGTGGTTTTCGACTCGTTCTCTCGATTTCGAGGGAAGCGATCGAGAAACGCTCCGCAGTGCGCCGCGGACAGGTAGTTCGATTTTTCAGGACCGACTCGCTACTGATTCACATGTCCGACGACCCGCTCGCATGGGAGACGCTCGACTCCGACATCGCGTACACATGTCCAGGATTCGACGTCCGCCACGAGGACGTTCGCCTCCCCGATGGAACGGAAACCGACTTCGACTACCTCTCGGAACCCGAAAGCGTGGCCATTCTGCCGTTCACCGAGGACGATGACGTCGTCGTCATCGAGGAGTGGCGACAGGCCGTCTCGCGAATCTCGCGTGGACTGCCCGTCGGCGGGGTCGAACCCGAAGACGACGACCTCGCGTCGGCGGCACGCCGCGAACTCAC of the Haladaptatus caseinilyticus genome contains:
- a CDS encoding NUDIX hydrolase is translated as MSDDPLAWETLDSDIAYTCPGFDVRHEDVRLPDGTETDFDYLSEPESVAILPFTEDDDVVVIEEWRQAVSRISRGLPVGGVEPEDDDLASAARRELTEETGYVADRVTHLTTVEPANGIADSVMHYFVAYDCVPTAEQELDYNESIRSTTTTLDELKAEIDGDGVYDGRTVLAVSYYELSRADENDIGADG